The following coding sequences lie in one Silene latifolia isolate original U9 population chromosome 5, ASM4854445v1, whole genome shotgun sequence genomic window:
- the LOC141657152 gene encoding helicase sen1-like, giving the protein MYSMMMTKMENVVLEEKKKKQGLLDLVFSWSPKDLLNNNLYKNKVTKIPDTFSSTAEYLKSFKLPLIEETRADFCSGLESIAESPASEISKISIDKTHKPPKELHYKITIRPVTDLHNPGGHYDPQSGDVFALSNVRPRNVADLVRPGQNIIFAFVEKASEDEPSILITPSEELDRSELLSKKKETKLFATFVMNLTTNTRIWKALHPSPKSPNLGLLENLLQHNPSGDNEECSVCVSEEVSKARKSSVLAIIRSFELDESQTNAVLSSIDMAKCSHQKNNVKLIWGPPGTGKTKTVASLLFVLLKLKCRTLTCAPTNIAVLQVAERLVKIFLKPVREYDTYGLGDIVLYGNGERMKIDENEELVDVFLQYRIETLVECLCPVTGWKYNLDSMICLLEDPQKQYNTYLGGDKRDDNDNEDIAVDGDAVNPESSKKTKNKKKNKKKMKDIINESLIGNQINQQTGSRMTFEEFVLKKFRSVSLKLVFCAKNLYTHLPTSAVPLYVVKQMIQLINLLKTPGNSKETYQFTDLMFKKTQLISILKELVKGFPRPKFEGTLRNFCLENARLIFCTASGSIKMKSPVEMVVIDEAAQLKECESAIPLQIPGVRNALLIGDDRQLPAMVQSKVSGNVNFGRSLFQRLASLGKKKHLLNIQYRMHPTISSFPNRKFYEKSIVDASNVKLRSYTKTFLKGNMYSSYSFINVSSGKEDFRKGHSPRNLAEAEVVNQIIGKLYSYHCNTKTAISVGVISPYKGQVGLMHENLGKKYAARKGNGFTVNVRSVDGFQGGEEDIIIISTVRCNGNGSVGFLSNHQRTNVALTRARYCLWIVGSGSTLANSGTVWQDLVSDAKMRGCFYNADEAAEFKQTLKPGLIKISRTPSKLDPAESLSSQLAKISLDDNQAKLDPFLKHKKMSRLKRGGAITGNGVREGKLE; this is encoded by the exons ATGTATAGTATGATGATGACGAAAATGGAGAATGTAGTTTTggaagagaaaaagaagaaacAAGGGTTGTTGGATTTGGTGTTTTCTTGGTCACCCAAGGATCTTCTTAACAATAACCTCTACAAGAATAAG GTTACGAAAATACCAGACACATTTTCATCAACAGCTGAATACTTGAAGTCATTCAAGCTGCCACTCATCGAAGAGACTCGAGCCGATTTCTGTTCCGGCTTGGAATCAATAGCTGAATCTCCTGCGTCTGAGATATCGAAAATTTCCATAGATAAGACTCACAAACCCCCTAAAGAATTGCACTATAAAATTACTATCAGACCCGTTACTGACCTGCACAATCCTGGTGGACATTATGATCCACAGTCTGGTGATGTTTTTGCCCTCTCTAATGTTAGGCCTCGAAATGTGGCTGATTTGGTACGCCCTGGTCAAAACATAATCTTCGCCTTTGTTGAAAAGGCTAGTGAAGATGAACCTTCTATTTTGATAACACCATCCGAGGAATTAGATCGTTCAGAGCTACTAAGTAAGAAAAAAGAGACGAAACTGTTTGCTACGTTTGTGATGAACTTGACTACAAATACGAGAATATGGAAAGCACttcaccctagtcctaaatcccCTAACTTGGGTCTTCTTGAAAATTTGCTGCAACATAATCCTTCT GGTGACAATGAGGAATGTTCTGTTTGTGTTTCTGAGGAAGTCAGTAAGGCCAGGAAATCTAGTGTGTTAGCCATTATTCGGTCGTTTGAATTGGACGAGTCTCAAACGAATGCTGTGCTAAGCAGCATTGATATGGCAAAGTGCTCGCACCAGAAAAACAACGTGAAACTGATTTGGGGTCCACCAGGGACAGGGAAGACCAAGACAGTCGCGTCTTTGTTGTTTGTGCTTCTTAAGCTGAAATGCCGGACACTGACTTGTGCGCCGACTAATATAGCAGTTCTACAAGTTGCTGAAAGGCTTGTGAAGATTTTTCTAAAGCCAGTCAGAGAATATGATACTTACGGGTTGGGAGACATCGTGTTGTATGGAAATGGAGAAAGAATGAAGATAGATGAAAATGAAGAGCTTGTTGATGTGTTTCTTCAGTATCGTATTGAAACTCTCGTTGAATGTCTCTGCCCTGTGACAGGGTGGAAATATAACTTAGATTCTATGATATGCTTACTTGAGGATCCTCAAAAGCAATATAATACTTACTTGGGCGGGGACAAAAGGGATGACAATGATAACGAGGATATTGCAGTAGATGGAGATGCAGTGAATCCGGAGTCATCAAAGAAAacgaagaataagaagaagaacaaGAAGAAAATGAAGGATATCATTAATGAATCTTTGATCGGAAACCAAATTAATCAGCAAACAGGAAGTAGGATGACATTTGAAGAGTTTGTGTTAAAAAAATTCCGGTCTGTGTCACTGAAGTTAGTCTTCTGCGCCAAGAATTTGTACACTCATCTACCAACATCCGCGGTCCCTTTGTATGTGGTCAAGCAGATGATTCAGCTCATTAATTTACTTAAGACACCCGGAAATTCAAAAGAAACCTATCAATTTACTGATCTGATGTTCAAAAAGACCCAACTTATTTCGATCCTGAAAGAATTAGTTAAAGGGTTTCCGCGACCAAAATTTGAAGGAACATTGAGAAATTTTTGCTTGGAAAATGCTCGTTTGATTTTCTGTACAGCATCAGGCTCTATCAAAATGAAGTCACCTGTTGAAATGGTGGTAATAGATGAAGCTGCACAGCTCAAGGAATGTGAGTCGGCTATTCCATTACAGATTCCCGGTGTCAGAAACGCACTTCTTATTGGGGATGACCGACAGCTTCCTGCTATGGTTCAGAGCAAG GTATCGGGAAATGTTAACTTTGGACGGAGTCTGTTTCAAAGGCTGGCAAGCTTAGGGAAAAAGAAACATCTCTTGAACATTCAGTACAGAATGCATCCGACCATTAGTTCATTCCCCAATCGGAAGTTTTACGAGAAGAGTATAGTAGATGCATCAAATGTAAAGCTGAGAAGCTATACTAAAACTTTTCTTAAAGGGAACATGTATAGCTCCTACTCTTTCATTAATGTATCGAGTGGCAAGGAAGACTTCAGGAAAGGGCATAGCCCAAGAAATCTAGCGGAAGCAGAAGTTGTTAATCAAATCATCGGAAAGCTCTATAGCT ATCATTGTAACACCAAGACGGCGATTAGTGTGGGAGTTATATCACCTTACAAGGGTCAAGTAGGCCTAATGCATGAGAACTTAGGTAAGAAATATGCTGCGCGGAAGGGAAATGGGTTCACTGTCAATGTTCGGTCTGTTGATGGGTTTCAAGGAGGTGAAGAGGACATAATTATAATTTCAACTGTTCGATGCAACGGAAATGGATCAGTTGGTTTCCTTTCGAATCATCAGAGAACAAATGTTGCTCTAACCAGGGCAAG GTACTGTCTTTGGATAGTTGGGAGCGGGAGTACTTTGGCGAACAGTGGAACAGTGTGGCAGGATCTTGTGAGTGATGCCAAAATGAGAGGGTGTTTCTATAATGCAGATGAAGCTGCAGAGTTTAAGCAAACTTTAAAACCAGGCTTAATCAAGATTAGCCGAACCCCATCTAAACTCGATCCTGCAGAGTCTTTGTCAAGCCAGTTAGCTAAAATCAGTTTAGACGACAACCAAGCGAAACTAGATCCGTTTTTAAA GCATAAGAAAATGTCGAGGCTAAAGAGAGGAGGTGCAATCACCGGCAATGGTGTTAGAGAAGGCAAGCTCGAGTGA